From a region of the Paenibacillus sp. R14(2021) genome:
- a CDS encoding ABC transporter permease — MNRSKWRNVGRELLANKLGILAILMLVVFALAAALAFLSSKDPNEMNVMEKLMPPGAGHWFGTDDYGRDYLTRALFGGRVSLMVGFAVMVLSTSIGVTVGIISGYFGGLIDSLLMRLVEIIMSIPSFLVLLLLSVYLKPSVGNLIVIISLLMWMNISRIVRAETLALKEREYVLYAKASGQGAFGIIIKHILPNLVSVIIVSATNNIASAIMMESSLSFLGFGVQAPNATWGSMLNGAQGYMIQSPYLAIFPGLLIFLTVFSFNVLGDILRVGFEPKLGKR, encoded by the coding sequence ATGAATCGGAGTAAATGGCGCAATGTCGGCAGAGAACTGCTGGCGAACAAGCTGGGAATCCTTGCGATTCTGATGCTCGTTGTGTTCGCTTTGGCCGCTGCACTTGCATTCTTGTCGTCCAAGGACCCGAATGAGATGAACGTGATGGAGAAGCTGATGCCTCCCGGAGCGGGTCATTGGTTCGGTACGGACGATTACGGGCGGGATTACCTCACACGCGCGTTATTCGGCGGGCGTGTTTCGCTGATGGTCGGGTTTGCCGTGATGGTGCTGTCTACGAGCATCGGCGTGACGGTCGGCATCATCAGCGGTTATTTCGGCGGACTGATCGACAGCCTGCTGATGCGGCTGGTTGAAATCATCATGTCGATTCCTTCTTTCCTTGTCTTGCTGCTGCTCAGCGTGTATTTGAAGCCGAGTGTTGGCAATTTGATCGTTATTATTTCGTTATTGATGTGGATGAATATTTCCCGGATTGTCCGCGCGGAGACGCTTGCACTGAAAGAGCGCGAATACGTGCTCTACGCCAAAGCCTCCGGTCAAGGCGCATTCGGTATCATTATCAAACATATCCTGCCGAACCTGGTATCCGTCATTATTGTCAGTGCGACGAATAATATCGCGTCGGCAATCATGATGGAATCCTCGCTCAGCTTCCTGGGCTTCGGGGTTCAGGCGCCGAACGCGACGTGGGGCAGTATGCTGAACGGAGCGCAGGGGTATATGATTCAGTCGCCGTATTTGGCGATATTCCCAGGCCTGCTTATTTTCTTGACGGTGTTCAGCTTCAATGTGCTGGGGGACATCCTGCGGGTCGGATTCGAGCCTAAGCTGGGCAAGCGATAG
- a CDS encoding ABC transporter ATP-binding protein, translating into MTERLLTVEQLKVSFHTRSGENQAVRGVSFHVDAGETVGIVGESGSGKSVTAKAIMDLIPPPGEVLGGKISFRGESLNRLPQKRWRKIRGNRIAMVFQDPMTSLNPVKTIGFQLAEVIRRHRGLGKDESLREAAEMLRKVGIPEPERRLKQYPHEFSGGMRQRVMIAMALSCSPELLIADEPTTALDVTIQAQLLDLLQSLKQQSGTAIVLITHDLGVVAKVCTRVVVMYGGMLMEEGTVEDIFYRTGHPYTEGLLRSLPKHGGENRERLVPIEGTPPDLIDPPSGCPFMERCPYAFEKCKTLPPLIEQGDHHRSLCWLLEGGKETLRQALTEGGAVT; encoded by the coding sequence ATGACAGAACGGCTGCTGACGGTCGAGCAATTAAAGGTGTCTTTCCATACCCGGAGCGGGGAAAATCAAGCGGTTCGCGGTGTCAGCTTTCATGTGGATGCCGGCGAAACCGTAGGCATTGTCGGAGAGTCGGGAAGCGGCAAGAGCGTGACGGCCAAGGCGATTATGGATCTGATTCCTCCGCCGGGCGAGGTGCTCGGCGGCAAGATCAGCTTCCGCGGCGAGTCGCTGAACCGCCTGCCGCAGAAGCGATGGCGCAAAATCCGGGGCAACCGGATCGCGATGGTGTTCCAGGATCCCATGACGTCGCTCAATCCCGTCAAGACGATTGGATTTCAGCTGGCGGAAGTTATCCGCAGGCACCGGGGATTAGGTAAAGATGAGTCGCTGCGGGAAGCGGCCGAGATGCTGCGCAAAGTCGGCATCCCGGAACCGGAGCGGCGATTGAAGCAATACCCGCATGAATTCAGCGGCGGGATGCGCCAGCGCGTCATGATCGCCATGGCGCTCTCCTGCAGCCCGGAGCTCCTCATAGCGGACGAGCCGACAACGGCGCTCGATGTCACGATTCAAGCGCAGCTGCTGGATCTGCTTCAGAGCCTGAAGCAGCAATCAGGCACCGCGATCGTACTGATTACGCACGATCTTGGCGTCGTCGCGAAGGTTTGCACGCGCGTCGTCGTGATGTACGGCGGCATGCTCATGGAAGAAGGCACCGTGGAGGATATCTTCTACCGGACCGGCCATCCTTACACGGAAGGTCTGCTTCGGTCTCTGCCGAAGCACGGCGGCGAGAATCGGGAGCGGCTTGTTCCCATCGAAGGAACGCCTCCGGATCTCATCGATCCGCCGAGCGGCTGTCCGTTCATGGAACGCTGCCCCTACGCGTTCGAGAAGTGCAAGACGCTTCCGCCGCTGATTGAGCAGGGCGATCATCATCGATCCTTGTGCTGGCTGCTGGAAGGCGGCAAGGAAACGCTCCGGCAGGCGTTAACGGAAGGAGGCGCGGTCACATGA
- a CDS encoding ABC transporter ATP-binding protein, whose amino-acid sequence MSKSEILVDVRNLKKHFSKGTDIWGRSKDVLKAVDGVSFQIRRGETFGLVGESGSGKSTVGRCLIRLYDYTDGEVYFDGQNLSKLGDKQLKPFRRRIQTIFQDPYSSLNPGMSVLDLIGEPMNIHGVFKREDERREKVGELLEKVGLKREHLTRYPHEFSGGQRQRISIARALSVRPDFVVCDEPISALDVSVQAQVINMLEDLQDEFGLTYLFIAHDLSMVRHISDRIGVMYGGRLVEVADSDELYENPLHPYTKALLSSIPIPDPIAAREQRSLTYTYRAPDNGTGGQLREVSPGHFVADYE is encoded by the coding sequence ATGAGCAAGAGTGAAATTCTCGTGGATGTGCGGAATTTGAAGAAGCATTTCTCCAAAGGCACGGATATTTGGGGTCGAAGCAAAGATGTGCTGAAGGCGGTCGACGGCGTCAGCTTCCAGATTCGCCGCGGCGAAACGTTTGGACTTGTAGGCGAATCCGGCAGCGGCAAGTCGACGGTCGGACGCTGCCTGATCCGGCTGTATGATTATACGGACGGCGAAGTGTATTTCGACGGGCAGAACTTGTCGAAGCTCGGGGATAAGCAGCTGAAGCCGTTCCGGCGACGTATTCAGACCATTTTCCAAGACCCGTATTCCTCGCTGAATCCGGGTATGAGCGTGCTGGATCTGATCGGCGAGCCGATGAACATCCACGGGGTGTTCAAGCGGGAAGACGAGCGCAGGGAGAAGGTAGGCGAGCTGCTGGAGAAGGTGGGGCTAAAGCGGGAGCATCTGACCCGGTACCCGCATGAATTCAGCGGCGGCCAGCGGCAGCGGATTTCCATCGCCAGGGCCTTATCCGTGCGGCCGGATTTCGTCGTATGCGACGAGCCGATCTCCGCGCTGGACGTATCCGTGCAGGCGCAGGTCATTAATATGCTGGAGGACTTGCAGGACGAATTCGGCCTGACGTACCTGTTCATTGCCCATGACCTGTCGATGGTGCGGCATATCTCGGACCGAATCGGCGTTATGTACGGCGGCCGTCTCGTGGAGGTGGCGGACAGTGATGAATTGTACGAGAATCCGCTGCATCCGTATACGAAGGCGCTGCTGTCCTCGATTCCGATCCCGGATCCCATTGCGGCCAGGGAACAGCGTTCGCTCACCTACACGTATCGTGCGCCGGATAACGGGACGGGCGGCCAGCTTCGGGAAGTGAGTCCGGGGCATTTCGTCGCCGACTACGAATAA
- a CDS encoding HAD-IA family hydrolase, giving the protein MNSNSPIKHMIFDFDGTIVDSRGLMIDLYNELAVTHNYKIIAAEEVNGLSKLSIPERCHALGVPLYRVPLLAKQAKSRYQEKIESLKANPGMRELVLQLKENGYELSVISSNTTSNIEAFLNRNDMNEYAHVTTASNLFGKHRAINAFLRKHRISPEHACYVGDELRDIEACRKSNIRIISVAWGYDSAELLRQGEPDYLAWKPIEIMRYLQKAH; this is encoded by the coding sequence TTGAACAGTAATTCGCCGATTAAGCACATGATCTTCGATTTCGACGGCACGATTGTCGATTCCAGAGGATTAATGATTGACCTGTATAATGAGCTGGCTGTCACGCATAACTATAAAATCATTGCGGCTGAGGAAGTGAACGGCTTAAGCAAGCTGTCGATTCCCGAGCGATGCCATGCTCTGGGCGTGCCGCTGTACCGCGTGCCGCTGCTGGCTAAACAGGCCAAGAGCAGGTATCAAGAGAAGATCGAATCCCTGAAGGCCAACCCCGGCATGAGAGAGTTAGTGCTTCAATTAAAAGAAAACGGTTACGAGTTGAGCGTGATTTCGTCCAACACGACGAGCAATATCGAAGCCTTTCTGAATCGGAATGATATGAATGAATACGCGCATGTGACGACGGCAAGCAACCTGTTCGGGAAGCATAGGGCTATCAACGCGTTTCTCAGGAAACATCGGATATCCCCGGAGCACGCCTGTTACGTGGGAGATGAACTTAGGGATATCGAAGCCTGCCGAAAGTCGAACATCCGCATTATATCGGTCGCCTGGGGCTATGATTCAGCTGAGCTGCTGCGGCAGGGCGAGCCGGATTATCTCGCATGGAAGCCGATAGAGATCATGCGCTATCTTCAGAAGGCGCATTAG
- a CDS encoding late competence development ComFB family protein: protein MKYSHELNFLNVMEPIVRDMLEEHYVQTRILSCACDKCTLDILLLTLNHLPPHYTSSQEGEAYIKAYYLNPQQQSDILREITKAVQIIQERPNH, encoded by the coding sequence ATGAAGTATTCGCATGAGCTAAATTTCCTGAACGTGATGGAGCCGATAGTGCGCGACATGCTGGAGGAGCATTATGTGCAGACGCGAATCCTGAGCTGTGCCTGCGATAAGTGCACGCTGGATATTCTCCTCCTCACGCTGAATCATCTGCCGCCGCACTATACCTCCAGTCAAGAAGGCGAAGCTTATATTAAAGCGTACTATCTCAATCCGCAGCAGCAGTCCGATATTTTGCGGGAAATTACGAAAGCGGTTCAAATCATCCAAGAGCGTCCCAATCATTAG
- the infC gene encoding translation initiation factor IF-3, with translation MIVNEQIRASEVQLTGIDGEDLGIVSRNEALALAKQHNVDLVCVSLMSSPPPCRLISRGAAKQGMHAQKQEAKRKEQPQKVKEIRLTPQIEEHDYDTKLRQVEKLLDSGNAVDLTVRMQGKEGPQAKELLERLLKELADRGSKETGIQMSGKSVSVRVHPLR, from the coding sequence ATGATCGTGAATGAGCAAATTCGAGCATCCGAGGTGCAGTTAACCGGCATTGACGGAGAGGATCTCGGCATCGTATCGCGTAACGAGGCTCTTGCGCTGGCCAAGCAGCATAACGTGGATCTCGTGTGCGTCTCGCTGATGAGCAGTCCGCCGCCGTGCAGGCTGATCAGCCGCGGAGCTGCGAAGCAAGGCATGCATGCGCAGAAGCAGGAAGCGAAGCGAAAGGAACAGCCGCAGAAGGTAAAGGAAATCCGCCTGACCCCGCAAATCGAGGAGCATGATTACGACACCAAGCTGCGGCAGGTGGAGAAGCTGCTGGATTCCGGCAATGCCGTGGATCTTACGGTTCGTATGCAGGGCAAGGAAGGACCGCAGGCCAAGGAGCTGCTGGAGCGGCTGCTGAAGGAGCTCGCGGACCGGGGCAGTAAGGAAACAGGTATTCAAATGAGCGGCAAAAGCGTCAGTGTACGGGTGCATCCGCTGCGCTAA
- a CDS encoding FadR/GntR family transcriptional regulator, with product MGKIQKILVHEQVSQEIQNYIQEKELSEGDKLPSVEELTKMFGVGRSSLREALRYLEAMDIIRVENGKGIFVLDMNTFRFMGKVKIERERNFLLHTLEVRRALEGQSVFLASKRITDKQIAEIEVCLAEYHRRKESGKDTSQIDLAFHRHVIKAANNPILETVLDSISGLYEKFFNDPLGNKQLFDETYPFHITMFDAIKSHDTDNAMAEFYKMMDCIEGILKSAK from the coding sequence ATGGGTAAAATCCAAAAAATTCTTGTGCATGAACAAGTCTCGCAAGAAATTCAAAATTATATCCAGGAGAAAGAACTGTCTGAAGGCGACAAGCTTCCTTCTGTCGAGGAATTGACCAAAATGTTCGGGGTTGGCCGCTCGTCGCTCCGCGAAGCGCTTCGGTATCTGGAAGCCATGGATATCATCCGGGTCGAGAACGGCAAAGGGATCTTCGTCTTGGATATGAATACCTTCCGATTCATGGGCAAAGTCAAAATAGAGCGGGAGCGCAACTTCCTGCTACATACGCTTGAGGTTCGAAGAGCGCTGGAAGGGCAATCCGTTTTCCTTGCTTCCAAGCGGATAACGGACAAGCAAATCGCTGAAATCGAAGTTTGCTTGGCAGAATACCACAGGCGGAAGGAAAGCGGCAAAGATACGTCGCAGATCGATCTTGCCTTTCATCGGCATGTCATTAAGGCAGCCAACAATCCGATTTTGGAGACGGTACTTGATTCCATCTCGGGGCTGTATGAGAAGTTTTTCAATGATCCGCTCGGCAACAAGCAGCTGTTCGATGAGACATATCCGTTCCACATCACGATGTTCGACGCCATCAAATCGCATGATACGGATAACGCCATGGCCGAATTCTACAAAATGATGGACTGCATCGAGGGCATCTTAAAAAGTGCCAAATAA
- a CDS encoding sugar ABC transporter substrate-binding protein — protein MTRHKKYSALLLVGALSAGLLAGCGSSNTETTSNNGGGNNGGSKDEPVTLRMIESLTSPKRTQLLQASIDKFQTANPNIKVELISPPFDQADNKIRTMLGANEDLDVVEVRDLTVAELVNNGFIEPLDTYAASWSDFSTVSAISKSLGSTGGKLYFVPNGLYERQLFYRADWFKEKGLNPPTTWEELYDTAKKLTDPAKNRYGFSFRGGAGSNGTTDAMVLAYNGDNVDLNDSMFTKDGKSIFSTPEAKSAIELYLKLYKDASPKDSISWGFQEQVQAFTSGVTGMLLQDPDVIQSLSEKMEAGTWATAPLQAGPSGKALLAAGGAGWGITANSKHKDEAWKLISFLSSPAENTEFSKAYGLIPIHTSAAEDDFFKTGPYKTLLDMTNAPDKFLNFKPPFDYPGTGQWGQVEMESGQALILGKANIDDTLASWSKYWDEQKANLKK, from the coding sequence ATGACAAGGCATAAGAAATACTCAGCTTTATTGCTAGTTGGAGCTTTGTCTGCCGGACTTTTGGCGGGCTGCGGAAGTAGTAATACCGAGACAACATCGAACAATGGCGGCGGCAATAACGGCGGCAGCAAGGACGAACCCGTTACGCTTCGAATGATCGAAAGCTTGACGAGTCCGAAGAGAACACAGTTGCTGCAAGCTTCCATTGACAAGTTTCAAACTGCAAACCCGAACATCAAGGTAGAGTTGATTTCACCCCCGTTTGACCAAGCGGACAACAAGATCAGAACGATGCTTGGTGCTAATGAAGACCTTGATGTTGTCGAAGTCCGCGATTTGACTGTAGCTGAACTCGTGAATAACGGCTTTATTGAACCGCTTGATACGTATGCGGCAAGCTGGTCCGATTTCTCTACTGTAAGCGCAATCTCGAAATCGCTCGGTTCTACAGGCGGCAAGCTTTATTTCGTTCCTAACGGCTTGTACGAGCGCCAATTGTTCTACCGTGCAGACTGGTTCAAAGAGAAAGGTCTGAACCCGCCGACAACGTGGGAAGAGCTTTACGATACAGCTAAAAAATTGACAGATCCAGCGAAAAACCGTTACGGCTTCTCGTTCCGCGGCGGCGCAGGCTCGAACGGAACGACAGATGCAATGGTTCTTGCCTACAACGGCGATAATGTAGATCTGAATGACTCCATGTTCACGAAAGACGGCAAGAGCATCTTCTCGACGCCTGAAGCAAAATCTGCTATTGAATTGTACCTTAAACTGTACAAAGACGCTTCTCCTAAAGACTCCATCAGCTGGGGCTTCCAAGAGCAGGTGCAAGCCTTTACTTCAGGCGTAACGGGCATGCTGCTTCAAGATCCGGACGTCATCCAATCCCTGTCGGAGAAAATGGAAGCAGGAACATGGGCAACAGCACCGCTTCAAGCAGGTCCTTCTGGCAAAGCGCTTCTTGCGGCTGGCGGAGCAGGCTGGGGCATAACGGCAAACTCCAAGCATAAAGACGAAGCTTGGAAATTGATCTCCTTCCTGTCGAGTCCGGCAGAGAATACGGAATTCTCTAAAGCATACGGCTTGATTCCGATCCACACATCGGCTGCTGAGGATGATTTCTTCAAAACAGGTCCTTACAAAACGCTGCTCGACATGACCAATGCTCCTGACAAATTCCTGAACTTCAAACCGCCGTTTGATTACCCAGGTACTGGACAATGGGGACAAGTCGAGATGGAATCCGGCCAAGCGCTGATTCTCGGCAAAGCCAATATCGATGACACGCTCGCGAGCTGGTCGAAGTATTGGGATGAACAGAAAGCAAACCTGAAGAAATAA
- a CDS encoding carbohydrate ABC transporter permease, producing the protein MAFQDYKLFDLRHIKFVGFSNFKDAFQDPKFLLALKNSGYWVFFSLISQFLIGLTLALFMKKQFKGRGIYQGFAFYSWALSGFLIGMIWKWMFNSQIGVFNDLLLRTGIIHDRIGFLSNPSWAMASAIIANVWYGVAFFAIMLLAALQSVPADLYEAADMDGASGTRKLLNVTLPYIMPTIISTTLLRAIWIFNDPTLIYGLTNGGPAGSTHILSSLMLDKIIYAGDYGAASAIGVIMIVLLLLYTIFFLGITKAEKVGDF; encoded by the coding sequence ATGGCGTTTCAGGATTATAAGTTGTTTGATCTTCGTCATATCAAGTTCGTGGGCTTCTCCAACTTCAAGGATGCCTTCCAGGATCCGAAATTTCTACTCGCACTAAAAAACAGCGGTTATTGGGTATTCTTCTCGCTTATTTCACAATTTCTCATTGGTCTAACGCTTGCGCTCTTCATGAAGAAACAGTTCAAAGGCAGAGGGATTTATCAAGGCTTTGCTTTCTATTCCTGGGCGTTATCCGGTTTCCTGATCGGGATGATCTGGAAATGGATGTTCAACTCTCAAATCGGCGTTTTCAATGATCTCTTGCTTCGCACGGGCATTATTCACGATCGGATCGGCTTTCTTTCGAATCCGAGTTGGGCCATGGCTTCCGCTATTATCGCGAACGTTTGGTACGGCGTCGCATTCTTCGCCATCATGCTGCTTGCAGCGCTGCAATCCGTGCCTGCGGATCTTTATGAGGCCGCCGACATGGATGGAGCATCCGGTACGCGCAAGCTGCTGAACGTTACGCTTCCTTATATTATGCCAACGATTATTTCCACGACCTTGCTGCGGGCCATTTGGATCTTCAACGATCCGACGCTCATCTACGGTTTGACCAACGGCGGACCGGCAGGCAGCACGCATATCTTGTCCTCGCTCATGCTCGACAAAATTATTTATGCCGGCGATTACGGCGCGGCCTCGGCAATCGGCGTGATCATGATCGTGCTGCTGCTGCTCTACAC